In one window of Pseudodesulfovibrio sediminis DNA:
- a CDS encoding deoxycytidylate deaminase: MQSRLPWPEYFMRIAHLVAQRSTCTRRAVGAIAVGGKRILATGYNGVPSNVAHCEEVGCIRDKLGIPSGERHELCRGLHAEQNVIIQAATHSLDLKGCDIYCTTKPCILCTKMLINCEVRNIYFAENYPDELSEQMLAEARVNYVFMEGDFI, encoded by the coding sequence ATGCAAAGCAGACTGCCCTGGCCCGAATATTTCATGCGCATCGCCCACCTGGTGGCCCAGCGCTCCACATGTACCCGACGCGCCGTCGGCGCCATCGCCGTTGGCGGCAAACGTATCCTGGCAACAGGCTATAACGGCGTGCCCTCAAATGTTGCCCACTGCGAAGAGGTGGGCTGCATCCGCGACAAACTCGGTATTCCTTCCGGAGAACGCCACGAGCTGTGCCGTGGACTGCACGCCGAGCAGAATGTCATCATCCAGGCCGCCACCCACAGCCTCGACCTCAAGGGATGCGACATCTACTGCACAACGAAACCGTGTATCCTGTGCACCAAGATGCTCATCAACTGCGAAGTGCGGAATATCTATTTCGCCGAAAACTACCCGGACGAACTCTCCGAACAGATGCTCGCTGAGGCAAGAGTTAACTATGTCTTCATGGAAGGCGACTTCATCTAG
- a CDS encoding riboflavin synthase, with amino-acid sequence MFTGLVMGMGRIEAADNRGSETRFRIRALFDLPDIELGESIAVNGVCLTVETLGDNWFTCYSSKETMGVTSLGNLKVGSEANLERAMAMGDRFGGHIVSGHVDCLAEVAEVRPAGESKIYRLAFDAATGKYVIPKGSVTLDGISLTVNDCTPTWLEVNIIPETQKVTTISGWTPGTKVNMETDIIGKYVERMVAPWVSDGESGTAKTGITMDYLREHGF; translated from the coding sequence ATGTTTACAGGATTGGTCATGGGCATGGGCCGCATCGAAGCCGCAGACAATCGTGGCTCAGAGACACGTTTCCGCATTCGTGCGCTCTTTGATCTGCCCGACATCGAACTTGGCGAATCCATTGCCGTGAATGGCGTATGCCTTACGGTGGAAACCCTCGGCGACAACTGGTTCACCTGTTATTCCAGCAAGGAAACCATGGGCGTCACCAGCCTCGGAAACCTCAAGGTCGGGTCCGAAGCCAATCTGGAACGCGCCATGGCCATGGGCGACCGCTTTGGCGGGCATATTGTTTCCGGCCATGTGGATTGCCTGGCCGAGGTGGCTGAAGTGCGCCCTGCCGGAGAATCCAAAATCTACCGTCTCGCCTTTGATGCCGCGACCGGCAAGTATGTCATTCCCAAAGGCTCCGTAACTCTGGACGGCATTTCTTTGACCGTAAACGATTGCACCCCCACATGGCTGGAGGTGAACATCATCCCGGAGACCCAGAAGGTCACCACCATCAGCGGCTGGACCCCCGGCACCAAGGTCAACATGGAGACCGACATCATCGGGAAATATGTGGAGCGCATGGTCGCCCCCTGGGTAAGTGACGGAGAGTCGGGCACGGCCAAAACCGGCATCACCATGGACTACCTGCGGGAGCACGGTTTCTGA
- the nusB gene encoding transcription antitermination factor NusB, translating to MAKKKGNRPGIRRVGRTLAFQVLYSTHFLDAEEPADAETLFALNPLVIEQESEIAREFAHDLVIGVDEKRAEIDQAIQDHSQHWKINRIAMVEVSILRLSLYEMMFTDIPVKAAINEAIELTKTFGDDKSRSFVNGILDGVAKSLKK from the coding sequence ATGGCAAAGAAAAAGGGCAACAGGCCCGGCATTCGCAGAGTGGGACGCACTCTGGCTTTTCAGGTGCTATACTCCACGCATTTTCTTGACGCGGAAGAACCGGCAGACGCGGAAACGCTGTTTGCCCTGAACCCGCTTGTCATTGAGCAGGAGTCGGAGATCGCCAGAGAATTCGCCCATGACCTGGTCATTGGCGTGGATGAAAAGCGCGCGGAAATTGATCAGGCCATTCAGGATCACTCCCAGCACTGGAAGATCAATCGTATCGCCATGGTGGAAGTTTCCATCCTGAGACTCTCGCTCTATGAAATGATGTTCACGGATATCCCGGTGAAGGCGGCCATCAACGAGGCCATCGAGCTGACCAAGACATTCGGTGACGACAAGTCACGTTCGTTTGTCAACGGTATTCTGGATGGCGTTGCCAAGTCTTTGAAAAAGTAA
- a CDS encoding DUF5684 domain-containing protein, with protein MSLISLIIIIAVFAGLWKTYAKAGEPGWACLIPVYNLWVLVRIAGREWYWFVLFLIPLINIIVFIIISLDITKRFKQPMPFAAGLFLLPWIFYPILGFGSAQYQR; from the coding sequence ATGAGTTTAATTTCACTGATTATAATCATCGCGGTCTTTGCAGGGCTCTGGAAAACATATGCTAAAGCTGGCGAGCCCGGCTGGGCCTGTCTGATCCCGGTCTACAACCTGTGGGTTCTGGTTCGTATCGCGGGAAGGGAATGGTACTGGTTTGTCCTCTTTCTCATCCCGCTCATCAACATCATCGTTTTCATCATTATTTCTTTGGATATTACCAAAAGATTCAAACAGCCCATGCCGTTTGCCGCAGGTCTGTTTCTGCTTCCGTGGATATTCTATCCCATTCTCGGTTTTGGGAGCGCCCAATACCAACGATAG
- the ribD gene encoding bifunctional diaminohydroxyphosphoribosylaminopyrimidine deaminase/5-amino-6-(5-phosphoribosylamino)uracil reductase RibD, which translates to MSNERFMTRAVELAYKGRGATAPNPCVGAVLVKDNTIVAEGYHTQYGKLHAERECLADARAKGVDPAGLTMFVTLEPCNHHGKTPPCTEAIIDAGIGKVVIGALDPNPVAAGGVEALQNAGIEVEINVCSQACCDLIADFLLWQTSNSPFNIIKMAATLDGKIASSRRKPEPVSGPESFARVHQLRRIAGAVVVGGNTFYADNPSLTCRQDALPANFTQPLGIVVTSRLPERPSDFTLLRERPSQAIFMTTEDAARSEAADILRERGTSVWPLPGPQGGLNLSIGLERLRYDRGCHYTLCEGGGRFAMALIEQGLVDELVHFVTPRILGDETAPAAYSGRSNVTMADTCDFRIAQVESTGVDIMLTLRKK; encoded by the coding sequence ATGTCGAATGAACGTTTCATGACCCGAGCCGTGGAACTTGCCTATAAAGGGCGAGGGGCGACAGCGCCCAATCCCTGCGTCGGGGCGGTACTGGTAAAAGACAACACCATTGTGGCCGAAGGATATCACACGCAATACGGCAAGCTGCACGCCGAGCGCGAGTGCCTGGCCGATGCCCGCGCCAAGGGCGTGGATCCCGCCGGGCTGACCATGTTCGTGACCCTTGAGCCGTGCAATCATCACGGCAAGACCCCGCCCTGCACAGAAGCGATCATCGACGCAGGAATCGGCAAGGTGGTAATCGGCGCGCTCGACCCCAACCCGGTAGCCGCTGGCGGGGTGGAAGCATTACAGAATGCCGGTATCGAGGTGGAGATCAACGTCTGTTCACAGGCCTGTTGCGATCTGATCGCGGACTTTCTACTGTGGCAAACCTCCAATTCCCCTTTCAACATCATCAAGATGGCCGCTACGCTGGATGGTAAAATTGCCTCCAGCCGCCGTAAACCCGAGCCGGTCTCCGGGCCGGAATCGTTCGCCCGTGTCCATCAATTGCGTCGCATAGCCGGTGCAGTCGTGGTCGGGGGCAATACTTTTTATGCAGACAACCCCAGCCTGACCTGTCGGCAGGACGCCCTCCCTGCCAATTTCACCCAGCCGCTGGGCATTGTGGTCACGTCCCGTCTGCCGGAACGGCCATCGGATTTCACCCTGCTGCGGGAACGGCCGTCACAGGCCATTTTCATGACCACGGAAGACGCGGCCCGAAGCGAAGCCGCCGACATATTGCGGGAACGCGGCACTTCGGTCTGGCCCCTGCCCGGTCCGCAGGGCGGACTCAATCTGTCCATCGGCCTGGAGCGGCTGCGCTATGACCGAGGTTGCCATTACACCCTGTGTGAAGGCGGCGGTCGGTTCGCCATGGCCTTGATTGAACAGGGACTCGTTGACGAACTGGTCCACTTTGTCACGCCACGCATCCTTGGCGACGAGACCGCACCGGCAGCGTACTCGGGGCGCAGTAATGTGACCATGGCAGACACCTGCGATTTTCGCATTGCGCAGGTCGAATCCACCGGCGTGGACATCATGCTGACACTGCGCAAAAAATAA
- the ribH gene encoding 6,7-dimethyl-8-ribityllumazine synthase, which translates to MSVKTIEGQLNSKGLKIAIVAARFNDFIVDRLISGAVDYLVRHGGSEEDLTLVRLPGAFELPIAAQKLARSGDYDGVVVLGAVIRGATPHFDYVCNECAKGVAQASMESGVPMGFGLLTCDSLDQAIERAGSKAGNKGVEAASALLETIRVLEQL; encoded by the coding sequence ATGTCTGTAAAAACTATCGAAGGACAGCTGAATTCAAAAGGGCTGAAAATAGCCATCGTGGCCGCACGTTTCAACGACTTCATCGTTGACCGGCTCATTTCCGGTGCAGTGGACTACCTTGTTCGCCACGGTGGTTCCGAGGAAGATCTCACTCTGGTCCGACTACCCGGTGCCTTCGAACTCCCCATTGCCGCTCAGAAGCTGGCTCGCTCCGGCGACTATGACGGCGTGGTCGTGCTCGGCGCGGTCATCCGTGGCGCCACCCCGCATTTCGATTACGTGTGTAACGAATGCGCAAAGGGCGTTGCCCAGGCCTCCATGGAGTCCGGCGTGCCCATGGGTTTCGGCCTGCTCACCTGCGATTCCCTGGATCAGGCCATCGAACGCGCCGGTTCCAAGGCTGGCAACAAGGGTGTGGAAGCCGCATCCGCCTTGCTCGAAACGATCCGGGTCCTGGAGCAGCTCTAA
- a CDS encoding FmdB family zinc ribbon protein, giving the protein MPIFEYVCQECKNDFEELLLGQDQQAACPKCGSDKTEKCISACAAKVDGGASGLPSMQNMGSDCFGGG; this is encoded by the coding sequence ATGCCGATTTTCGAATACGTCTGTCAGGAATGCAAGAACGATTTTGAAGAGCTGCTACTCGGCCAGGATCAGCAAGCAGCCTGTCCGAAGTGTGGATCGGACAAGACCGAAAAATGCATCAGCGCATGCGCTGCAAAGGTCGACGGCGGTGCTTCCGGCCTCCCCTCCATGCAGAATATGGGCAGCGATTGTTTCGGTGGTGGCTGA
- the leuS gene encoding leucine--tRNA ligase, translated as MALGKYNPESIEKKWQEIWKESGCFEVETEPGKPKYYVLEMFPYPSGKIHMGHVRNYSIGDVVARFKAMQGFNVLHPMGWDAFGLPAENAAIKHETHPAEWTHQNISEMREQLQRLGYSYDWRRELASFRPEYYKWEQKFFLKFLEKGLAYRKNSPQNWCPDCNTVLANEQVEDGLCWRCDSEVEQKDMEQWFLRITDYADELLADLDTLEDGWPERVLTMQRNWIGKSYGAELTFQVKDMDQTIDVFTTRPDTLFGATFMSIAAEHPMVDVLTADADNKADIDVFVKNIRDMDRIKRGADDLEKEGIFTGKYCVNPVTGKDIPIYIANFVLMGYGTGAVMAVPAHDQRDFEFATKYALPMQAVINPPELQEKGEILNAADLDAAYTAPGFMINSGDFDGMENEAAKKAIVEHLDQSGKGKMAVNYRLRDWNVSRQRFWGAPIPIIYCEDCGAVPVPEDQLPVLLPANAQVRKDGKSPLPQMEEFVNCECPTCGKAARRETDTFDTFFESSWYYMRFCDPRNTEEALGVEHLDYWMNVDQYIGGIEHAILHLLYSRFFTKALRDFGFVSASEPFSNLLTQGMVLKDGGKMSKSKGNVVDPNSMINEYGADATRLFILFASPPAKELEWSDQGIDGAFRFLSRLWRLVEEVEEVLTPVMPTSANKPESDAAKKLRFKEHETVKRATRDIENDFQFNTVIAAVMELVNEMYHVKDELKDADPAALSSAIATAVTLLDPIAPHICEELWQAMGHDTPLTSQSWPTYDESALVKDEVTLVVQVNGKVRGKFQAPNNAPKDEVESIALGLENVVKFVEGKTVRKVIVIPNKLVNIVAN; from the coding sequence ATGGCTTTAGGGAAATATAATCCTGAATCTATTGAAAAGAAGTGGCAGGAGATCTGGAAAGAATCCGGCTGCTTCGAGGTTGAGACCGAACCCGGCAAGCCCAAATATTATGTGTTGGAGATGTTCCCCTATCCCTCCGGCAAAATCCACATGGGCCATGTGCGCAACTACTCCATCGGTGACGTGGTTGCTCGTTTCAAGGCCATGCAGGGTTTCAACGTGCTGCACCCCATGGGGTGGGATGCGTTCGGCCTGCCCGCCGAGAATGCGGCCATCAAGCATGAGACGCACCCGGCAGAGTGGACCCATCAGAACATCAGCGAGATGCGCGAGCAGCTTCAGCGACTGGGATACTCCTACGACTGGCGGCGCGAACTCGCTTCCTTCCGTCCCGAGTACTACAAGTGGGAGCAGAAGTTTTTTCTCAAGTTCCTGGAAAAGGGCCTTGCCTACCGCAAGAATTCCCCCCAGAACTGGTGCCCGGACTGCAACACTGTGCTCGCCAACGAGCAGGTGGAGGACGGGTTGTGCTGGCGCTGTGATTCCGAAGTCGAACAGAAGGACATGGAGCAGTGGTTCCTGCGCATTACCGATTATGCCGACGAGCTGTTGGCTGATCTCGACACATTGGAAGACGGCTGGCCCGAGCGCGTGCTGACCATGCAGCGCAACTGGATCGGCAAGTCCTATGGTGCGGAGCTGACTTTTCAGGTCAAGGACATGGACCAGACCATCGACGTCTTTACCACCCGCCCGGACACGCTGTTCGGTGCGACCTTCATGTCCATTGCCGCCGAGCATCCCATGGTGGATGTCCTCACCGCCGATGCCGACAACAAGGCTGACATCGATGTGTTCGTCAAGAACATCAGGGACATGGACCGCATCAAGCGCGGCGCAGACGACCTCGAAAAAGAGGGCATCTTCACAGGCAAGTATTGCGTGAACCCGGTCACGGGCAAGGATATTCCCATCTACATCGCCAACTTCGTGCTCATGGGGTACGGAACCGGCGCGGTCATGGCGGTCCCGGCTCACGATCAGCGTGATTTCGAATTTGCCACCAAATACGCATTGCCCATGCAGGCCGTCATCAATCCGCCCGAACTGCAGGAAAAGGGCGAGATCCTGAACGCTGCTGATCTGGACGCCGCCTACACGGCTCCCGGTTTCATGATCAACTCCGGCGATTTTGACGGCATGGAGAACGAAGCCGCCAAGAAGGCCATTGTCGAGCATCTGGACCAGTCCGGTAAAGGCAAGATGGCCGTCAACTATCGCTTGCGTGACTGGAACGTCTCGCGTCAGCGCTTCTGGGGCGCTCCCATCCCGATCATCTACTGTGAAGATTGCGGTGCCGTGCCCGTGCCCGAGGATCAGCTCCCGGTGCTGTTGCCCGCGAACGCTCAGGTGCGCAAGGATGGTAAATCGCCGCTCCCGCAGATGGAAGAATTTGTGAACTGCGAGTGTCCTACCTGCGGCAAGGCCGCCCGCCGCGAGACCGACACCTTTGATACCTTTTTCGAGTCCTCCTGGTACTACATGCGCTTTTGTGATCCCCGCAACACCGAGGAAGCCCTCGGCGTAGAGCATCTGGATTACTGGATGAATGTGGATCAGTACATCGGCGGCATCGAGCATGCCATTCTGCATCTGCTCTATTCCAGATTCTTTACCAAGGCCCTGCGCGACTTCGGGTTCGTGTCGGCCAGCGAGCCGTTTTCCAACCTGCTTACGCAGGGGATGGTGCTCAAGGATGGCGGCAAGATGTCCAAGTCCAAGGGCAACGTGGTCGATCCCAATTCCATGATCAATGAATATGGAGCGGACGCTACCCGTTTGTTCATCCTGTTCGCATCGCCTCCGGCCAAGGAGCTGGAGTGGTCTGATCAGGGTATTGACGGCGCATTCCGTTTCCTTTCCCGTCTCTGGCGTCTGGTGGAGGAAGTGGAGGAGGTGCTGACTCCGGTCATGCCTACATCCGCCAACAAGCCGGAGTCCGATGCGGCCAAGAAGCTGCGCTTCAAGGAGCACGAAACAGTCAAACGCGCCACCCGTGACATCGAGAACGATTTCCAGTTCAACACGGTCATCGCCGCTGTCATGGAGCTGGTCAACGAGATGTATCACGTCAAAGATGAGCTCAAGGATGCCGATCCTGCGGCCCTGTCTTCGGCCATTGCCACGGCAGTGACCCTGCTTGATCCCATTGCTCCCCATATTTGCGAGGAGCTGTGGCAGGCCATGGGGCACGACACTCCCCTGACCAGTCAGAGCTGGCCCACCTATGACGAGTCTGCACTGGTCAAGGATGAGGTCACCCTGGTCGTTCAGGTCAACGGCAAGGTGCGTGGCAAGTTCCAGGCTCCCAACAACGCCCCTAAGGATGAGGTGGAAAGCATCGCGCTCGGCCTTGAGAATGTGGTGAAGTTTGTTGAAGGGAAGACTGTACGGAAGGTTATTGTCATTCCGAATAAATTGGTGAATATCGTCGCTAATTAG